One region of Neisseria mucosa genomic DNA includes:
- a CDS encoding NAD(P)H:quinone oxidoreductase produces the protein MNPNPLKILVLYYSQNGSTLNLARQIARGIESVAGCEAVLRTVPKVSTVCEAVEKDIPDSGAPYATAEDLKTCAALALGSPTRFGNMAAAMKYFIDGTIPLWLGAELAGKPATVFTSTSSQHGGQETTLLTMMLPLLHHGMIISGIPYTESALGSTQSGGTPYGSSHVAGHDSKPVLTAEENDIAFAQGKRLAELAVKLA, from the coding sequence ATGAACCCAAATCCCCTCAAAATCCTCGTCCTCTACTACTCCCAAAACGGCAGCACCCTCAACCTCGCCCGCCAAATCGCACGCGGCATCGAAAGCGTCGCAGGCTGCGAAGCCGTATTGCGCACCGTCCCCAAAGTCTCCACCGTCTGCGAAGCCGTCGAAAAAGACATCCCCGACAGCGGCGCCCCCTACGCCACCGCCGAAGACCTCAAAACCTGCGCCGCCCTCGCCCTAGGCAGCCCCACCCGCTTCGGCAACATGGCGGCCGCCATGAAATACTTCATCGACGGCACTATCCCCCTGTGGCTTGGCGCAGAACTCGCCGGCAAACCCGCCACCGTCTTCACCAGCACCTCCTCCCAACACGGCGGACAAGAAACCACCCTCCTCACCATGATGCTCCCCCTCCTGCACCACGGCATGATCATCAGCGGCATCCCCTACACCGAATCCGCCCTCGGCAGCACCCAAAGCGGCGGCACCCCCTACGGCTCATCCCACGTCGCCGGACACGACAGCAAACCCGTCCTGACCGCCGAAGAAAACGACATCGCCTTCGCACAAGGCAAACGGCTGGCAGAACTCGCCGTCAAGTTGGCATAA
- a CDS encoding acetyltransferase, with protein MLAAKIQEVFMSKIILLHGLHMHSWVMKPLADMLAKQGFDVALFGYYSVWHTMPQHTQALAEFVEKHDTGEPLHFAGHSLGGLVLRHFAAAHPEKITGRIVTFGTPHQGSRAAQRVFRLGLKTPVLGGAYRDALDGGTPDLPEHIELGSIAGNKPLGLGRVLGLHGEHDGTVLVSETRCPNMRDHVILPVSHSGMLFKHITAEQTATFLREGQFNHG; from the coding sequence ATGCTGGCGGCAAAAATACAGGAGGTCTTCATGTCGAAAATCATCTTATTACACGGACTGCACATGCACTCTTGGGTGATGAAACCTTTAGCGGATATGCTGGCAAAGCAGGGCTTTGACGTTGCCCTGTTCGGTTATTACAGCGTCTGGCACACCATGCCGCAGCACACGCAGGCATTGGCGGAATTTGTTGAAAAACACGATACGGGCGAGCCTCTGCATTTTGCCGGACACAGTCTGGGCGGGTTGGTGTTGCGCCACTTTGCCGCCGCCCATCCCGAAAAAATTACCGGACGCATCGTTACCTTCGGTACGCCCCACCAAGGCAGCAGGGCGGCGCAAAGGGTATTCCGGCTCGGATTGAAAACGCCTGTACTTGGCGGCGCTTATCGCGATGCGCTCGACGGCGGTACGCCCGATTTGCCCGAACATATCGAACTGGGCAGTATCGCCGGCAACAAGCCGCTCGGACTGGGGCGCGTATTGGGTTTGCACGGCGAACACGACGGTACGGTTTTGGTCAGCGAAACCCGCTGCCCGAATATGCGCGACCACGTTATCTTGCCCGTCAGCCACAGCGGTATGCTGTTTAAACACATTACCGCCGAACAAACCGCAACATTTTTGCGCGAAGGGCAGTTTAATCATGGGTAA
- a CDS encoding DedA family protein: MPLIYAYLGLAASAFTSATILPGTSEAAFAAFIYNYPEQAYGAWLCAGLANGLGSMVSYWMGRLIPSKKRSSEKTLRLLRRWGTLPLLFAWLPVIGDALPIAAGWLRLNPYTSALMLLTGKILRYGIILAGIKGMM; this comes from the coding sequence ATGCCCCTCATTTACGCCTATCTCGGACTTGCCGCCTCCGCCTTTACCTCTGCCACCATCCTGCCCGGCACATCCGAAGCCGCCTTCGCCGCGTTTATCTATAACTATCCCGAACAGGCATACGGCGCGTGGTTGTGTGCCGGACTGGCAAACGGCTTGGGCAGCATGGTTTCCTATTGGATGGGGCGGCTGATTCCGTCCAAGAAAAGGTCGTCTGAAAAGACCCTGCGCCTGCTCCGACGCTGGGGTACCCTGCCCCTTTTGTTTGCCTGGCTGCCCGTCATCGGCGACGCGCTGCCCATTGCCGCAGGCTGGCTCAGGCTCAACCCCTACACCTCCGCACTCATGCTCCTGACCGGAAAAATCCTGCGCTACGGCATCATCCTCGCCGGTATCAAAGGCATGATGTAA
- a CDS encoding aromatic amino acid aminotransferase, with amino-acid sequence MFFKHIEAAPADPILGLGEAFKAETRPEKVNLGIGVYKDASGATPIVKAVKEAEKRLLESETTKNYLTIDGVADYNEQTQILLFGADHEIVASRRAKTAQSLGGTGALRIAAEFAKRQLNAQTVWISNPTWPNHNAIFKAVGIQDKPYRYYDAAKHGLDWDGMIEDLGQAQKGDVVLLHGCCHNPTGIDPTPEQWETLAKLSAEKGWLPLFDFAYQGFGNGLEEDAYGLRTFLKYNKELLIASSYSKNFGMYNERVGAFTLVAEDEATAARAHSQVKTIIRTLYSNPASHGANTIALVLKDADLKAQWIGELDEMRGRIKAMRQKFVELLKAKGANQDFDFIIEQNGMFSFSGLTPEQVDRLKNEFAIYAVRSGRINVAGITDDNIDYLCESIVKVL; translated from the coding sequence ATGTTCTTCAAGCACATCGAAGCCGCCCCCGCAGACCCCATCTTAGGCTTGGGCGAAGCATTCAAAGCCGAAACCCGTCCCGAAAAAGTCAACCTCGGCATCGGCGTTTATAAAGACGCATCCGGCGCGACCCCCATCGTCAAAGCCGTCAAAGAAGCCGAAAAACGCCTGCTCGAGAGCGAAACCACCAAAAACTACCTCACCATCGACGGCGTTGCCGACTACAACGAGCAAACCCAAATCCTTCTTTTCGGCGCAGACCACGAAATCGTCGCCAGCCGCCGCGCCAAAACCGCCCAAAGCCTCGGCGGCACAGGCGCATTGCGTATTGCCGCCGAGTTCGCCAAACGCCAGTTGAACGCACAAACCGTCTGGATTTCCAACCCCACATGGCCCAACCACAACGCCATCTTCAAAGCCGTCGGCATCCAAGACAAGCCATACCGCTACTACGACGCCGCCAAACACGGCCTAGACTGGGACGGCATGATTGAAGACCTCGGCCAAGCGCAAAAAGGCGACGTCGTCCTGTTGCACGGCTGCTGCCACAACCCCACCGGCATCGACCCCACGCCCGAACAATGGGAAACCCTCGCCAAACTCTCCGCCGAAAAAGGCTGGCTGCCCCTGTTTGACTTCGCCTACCAAGGCTTCGGCAACGGTCTCGAAGAAGACGCATACGGCTTGCGCACTTTCTTGAAATACAACAAAGAATTGCTCATCGCCAGCTCCTATTCCAAAAACTTCGGCATGTATAACGAACGCGTCGGCGCATTCACCTTAGTCGCAGAAGACGAAGCGACCGCCGCCCGCGCCCACAGCCAAGTCAAAACCATCATCCGCACCCTCTACTCCAACCCCGCCTCCCACGGCGCGAATACCATTGCCCTCGTGTTGAAAGACGCGGATTTGAAAGCACAATGGATTGGCGAACTCGACGAAATGCGCGGCCGCATCAAAGCCATGCGTCAAAAATTCGTCGAACTGCTCAAAGCCAAAGGCGCAAATCAAGACTTCGATTTCATCATCGAACAAAACGGCATGTTCTCCTTCAGCGGCCTCACGCCCGAACAAGTCGACCGCCTGAAAAACGAGTTCGCCATCTACGCCGTGCGCTCCGGCCGCATCAACGTCGCCGGCATTACCGATGACAACATCGACTACCTGTGCGAAAGCATCGTAAAAGTGTTGTAA
- a CDS encoding IS5 family transposase (programmed frameshift) gives MNRKTYPSDISREQFAPLLPLLESARKRTAPRQVDLYDVFCAILYLQRTGCSWRALPGDFPKWRTVHSYFQRWTEPRESGISILEEALKKNQVVAERRKQGRHEATTFLIIDAQSVKNTDTAMKKGYDAGKKVSGIKRHIAVDTQGLPHALAVTTADVTDRKSCLVALERGRDNLGAIQKILADGGYTGKAFASSVQELIGAEVEIAKRNELHRFAVLPKRWVVERSFSWLEKNRWLWKNCERKLSTSLQMVALAFLGVLLRRL, from the exons ATGAACAGAAAAACCTACCCAAGCGATATCAGTCGCGAGCAATTTGCGCCTCTCCTTCCCCTGCTGGAAAGTGCCCGTAAACGCACAGCGCCACGCCAGGTGGACTTGTACGATGTCTTTTGTGCCATTCTCTACCTGCAACGCACTGGCTGCTCCTGGCGCGCTTTGCCGGGCGACTTCCCCAAATGGCGCACCGTGCATTCCTACTTCCAGAGATGGACCGAACCACGCGAGAGTGGCATCAGCATCCTTGAGGAAGCATTAAA AAAAAATCAGGTAGTTGCGGAGCGTCGCAAGCAGGGGCGCCATGAAGCAACTACTTTCCTGATTATTGATGCGCAGAGTGTGAAGAACACGGATACCGCCATGAAAAAAGGCTACGATGCGGGCAAGAAGGTTAGCGGTATCAAGCGACATATAGCGGTTGACACGCAAGGTTTGCCGCATGCCCTTGCGGTAACGACGGCGGATGTTACGGATAGAAAAAGCTGCCTGGTGGCATTGGAACGTGGGCGGGATAATCTTGGTGCGATACAAAAAATCCTTGCTGACGGTGGTTACACGGGTAAGGCATTTGCTTCGTCGGTACAGGAGTTGATTGGTGCGGAGGTAGAGATTGCCAAACGAAACGAATTGCACCGTTTTGCAGTATTGCCGAAGCGATGGGTAGTAGAGCGCAGCTTTTCCTGGTTGGAAAAGAACAGGTGGCTTTGGAAAAACTGCGAGCGTAAGTTGAGTACCAGTCTGCAAATGGTAGCTTTGGCTTTCTTGGGAGTCCTGCTACGAAGACTATGA
- a CDS encoding glycosyltransferase family 2 protein: MRPTLDVIIPCYNSAATLQAAVESAVSQPAVENVWLIDDASIDDTRLIMSDLAAIHPKVRCEYMLENGGAAKARNWGAMQSQTDFIAFLDADDVYENNVLNAAYLGLEAYSYLSLVRLKLRPVGFPEHYLNHPQFPTAWERLQMTGGGNTVFRRSIFLACGGFPQDELFRIFGGEDAALSIALTRNSVVGYLFEERDPAVRHNYRPGIHAERLLDAELFGKTVPGLTIDHQNEAEAVTRRISRRLQEVKAHSTFEEAGTMPLYPEYE, encoded by the coding sequence ATGAGACCCACACTAGACGTCATCATCCCCTGCTACAACTCCGCCGCCACCCTTCAAGCGGCTGTCGAAAGCGCCGTTTCCCAACCCGCCGTCGAAAACGTCTGGCTGATTGACGACGCCTCCATCGACGACACGCGCCTTATCATGAGCGACCTTGCCGCCATCCATCCCAAAGTCCGTTGCGAATACATGCTCGAAAACGGCGGCGCCGCCAAAGCCCGCAACTGGGGCGCCATGCAAAGCCAAACCGACTTTATCGCCTTTCTCGACGCCGACGACGTCTATGAAAACAACGTCCTCAATGCCGCCTACCTCGGCCTGGAAGCCTACTCCTACCTCAGCCTGGTCCGCCTCAAATTGCGTCCCGTCGGCTTTCCCGAACACTACCTCAACCACCCGCAATTCCCCACCGCATGGGAAAGGCTGCAAATGACCGGCGGCGGCAACACCGTATTCCGCCGCAGCATCTTTCTCGCCTGCGGCGGCTTTCCGCAAGACGAACTCTTCCGAATCTTCGGCGGCGAAGATGCCGCACTCAGCATCGCCCTGACCCGCAACAGCGTCGTCGGCTACCTCTTTGAAGAACGCGACCCCGCCGTCAGACACAACTACCGCCCCGGCATCCACGCCGAGCGTCTGCTCGATGCCGAACTTTTCGGCAAAACCGTCCCCGGACTGACCATAGACCACCAAAACGAAGCCGAAGCCGTCACCCGCCGCATCAGCCGCCGCCTGCAAGAAGTCAAAGCACACTCGACCTTCGAAGAAGCCGGCACCATGCCGCTCTACCCCGAGTACGAATAA
- a CDS encoding IS30 family transposase, with product MSYTQLTQDERYHIQYLSRHCTIAEIAKQLNRHKSTISREIKRHCIQGQQYSAEKAQKQSRLTKQHRRKPYKLDSQLIQHIDTLIRRKLSPEQVCAYLHKHHGITLHHSTVYRYLRQDKSNGGTLWQHLRICSKPYRKRYGSTWTRGKVPDRVGIENRPAIVDQKTRIGDWEADTIVGKNQKSALLTLVERVTRYTIICKLKNLKAEDTARAAIRVLKAHKARVHTITMDNGKEFYQHTKIAKALKAETYFCRPYHSWEKGLNENTNGLIRQYFPKQTDFRNISDREIRRVQDELNHRPRKTLGYETPSVLFLERVHCLSLYCKLSA from the coding sequence ATGAGCTACACACAACTGACCCAAGACGAACGATACCATATCCAATACCTGTCCCGCCACTGCACCATCGCCGAAATCGCCAAACAACTTAACCGCCACAAAAGCACCATCAGCCGAGAAATCAAGCGACACTGCATCCAAGGACAGCAATACAGCGCCGAAAAAGCACAGAAGCAAAGCCGGCTGACCAAACAGCACCGGCGAAAACCCTATAAGCTCGATTCGCAGCTGATTCAACACATCGACACCCTTATCCGCCGCAAACTCAGTCCCGAACAAGTATGCGCCTACCTGCATAAACACCACGGGATCACACTCCATCACAGCACCGTTTACCGCTACCTTCGCCAAGACAAAAGCAACGGCGGCACTTTGTGGCAACATCTCAGAATATGCAGCAAACCCTACCGCAAACGCTACGGCAGCACATGGACCAGAGGCAAAGTGCCCGACCGCGTCGGCATAGAAAACCGACCTGCTATCGTCGACCAGAAAACCCGCATCGGCGATTGGGAGGCCGACACCATCGTCGGCAAAAATCAGAAAAGCGCGTTATTGACCTTGGTCGAACGCGTTACCCGCTACACCATCATCTGCAAATTAAAGAACTTAAAAGCCGAAGACACTGCCCGGGCGGCCATTAGGGTATTAAAGGCACATAAAGCCAGAGTCCACACCATCACCATGGATAACGGCAAAGAGTTCTACCAACACACCAAAATAGCCAAAGCATTAAAGGCGGAAACCTATTTTTGCCGCCCTTACCATTCTTGGGAGAAAGGGCTGAATGAGAACACCAATGGACTCATCCGGCAATATTTCCCCAAACAAACCGATTTCCGAAATATCAGCGATCGGGAGATACGCAGGGTTCAAGATGAGTTGAACCACCGGCCAAGAAAAACACTTGGCTACGAAACGCCAAGTGTTTTATTCTTAGAACGTGTTCATTGTCTCAGCCTCTACTGTAAACTATCGGCATGA
- a CDS encoding iron-sulfur cluster carrier protein ApbC translates to MNIPAISAAIEAVKIPGTERTLGSEKAVKLLEERSDGLHIGLKFGFPVGHIAADIANSLQEAVIGITGDAHIHLSIDTEITTHKVQPGVATIKGVKNIIAVASGKGGVGKSTTTANLATAMARMGARVGVLDADLYGPSQPTMLGVQDRKPDQQNKKLVPVEADSGIQVMSIGFLVDTDQAVVWRGPMVSQALQQLMFQSEWDEVDYLFIDLPPGTGDIQLTLSQKIPVTGSVVVTTPQDIALIDARKAVDMFHKVNIPIFGVLENMSVHICSNCGHAEAIFGSEGGKNLAGRLNVPLLGQLPLSLPVREAMDGGTAKQLFDEHPAIAKIYTDAAFQIALTIADKGKDFSSRFPKIVVE, encoded by the coding sequence ATGAATATCCCCGCCATTTCCGCTGCAATCGAAGCAGTAAAAATCCCCGGCACCGAACGCACGCTCGGCAGTGAAAAAGCCGTCAAACTGTTGGAAGAACGTTCCGACGGCCTCCATATCGGACTGAAATTCGGATTCCCCGTCGGGCATATCGCCGCCGACATCGCCAACAGCCTGCAAGAAGCCGTCATCGGCATCACGGGCGATGCGCATATCCACCTCAGCATTGACACTGAAATTACAACACACAAAGTACAGCCCGGCGTCGCCACCATCAAAGGCGTCAAAAACATCATTGCCGTTGCATCCGGCAAAGGCGGTGTCGGCAAATCCACCACCACCGCCAATCTTGCCACCGCCATGGCACGTATGGGCGCGCGAGTGGGCGTACTGGATGCCGACCTCTACGGCCCCAGCCAGCCGACCATGTTGGGTGTGCAAGACCGCAAACCCGACCAACAAAACAAAAAACTGGTTCCCGTCGAAGCCGACAGCGGCATCCAAGTGATGTCTATCGGCTTTCTGGTCGATACCGATCAAGCCGTAGTTTGGCGCGGCCCGATGGTAAGCCAGGCCTTGCAGCAGTTGATGTTCCAAAGCGAGTGGGACGAAGTGGACTACCTCTTCATCGACCTGCCGCCGGGTACTGGCGACATCCAGCTCACCCTGTCGCAGAAAATCCCCGTAACCGGTTCGGTCGTCGTTACCACGCCGCAAGACATTGCCCTGATTGACGCGCGCAAAGCAGTCGATATGTTCCACAAAGTCAATATTCCGATTTTTGGCGTACTGGAAAACATGTCGGTACATATCTGCTCCAACTGCGGTCATGCCGAAGCTATTTTCGGTTCTGAAGGCGGCAAAAACTTGGCAGGCCGTCTGAATGTCCCGCTGCTCGGACAACTCCCGTTAAGCCTGCCCGTGCGTGAAGCAATGGATGGCGGCACGGCGAAACAGTTGTTTGACGAACATCCCGCCATTGCCAAAATCTACACAGACGCAGCCTTCCAAATCGCACTGACGATTGCAGACAAAGGCAAAGATTTCAGCAGCCGTTTCCCAAAAATTGTAGTGGAATAA
- a CDS encoding tRNA preQ1(34) S-adenosylmethionine ribosyltransferase-isomerase QueA, producing the protein MDISDFDFTLPDRLIAQHPPEVRGSSRLLVALPDMPLQDRVFGDLPDYIEAGDVLVFNNTKVMKARLFGQKESGGKIEALIERVLDNHTALAHIRSSKSPKPGTKLIFEGDICAVMVERADELFCLRFEGEQTVYELLEQNGHLPLPPYIERAAGADDDKRYQTVYAKHQGAVAAPTAGLHFTDELLGRLKAKGVETAEVTLHVGAGTFQPVRVDKIEEHKMHSEWFDVPPETVAAIEAAHAHGNKVWAVGTTSMRALESAARETGRLKAGQGDTDIFITPGYRFRVIDRLITNFHLPKSTLLMLVSAFSGMEHIRSVYRHAVEHEYRFFSYGDAMVLGRRETDIED; encoded by the coding sequence ATGGACATTTCCGATTTCGATTTCACCCTGCCCGACCGATTAATTGCCCAGCATCCGCCCGAAGTGCGCGGCAGCAGCCGTCTTTTGGTCGCGCTGCCCGATATGCCGCTGCAAGACCGCGTGTTCGGCGATTTGCCTGATTATATTGAGGCGGGCGACGTTTTGGTGTTCAACAACACCAAAGTCATGAAAGCGCGGCTGTTCGGGCAAAAAGAGAGCGGCGGAAAAATCGAGGCATTGATAGAGCGCGTTTTGGACAACCACACCGCGCTGGCGCACATCCGTTCGTCCAAATCGCCCAAACCCGGCACGAAGCTGATTTTTGAAGGCGATATTTGTGCCGTCATGGTTGAGCGTGCGGACGAACTGTTCTGCCTGCGCTTTGAAGGCGAACAAACCGTTTACGAACTTCTGGAGCAAAACGGCCATCTGCCGCTGCCGCCCTATATCGAACGCGCAGCCGGCGCGGATGACGACAAACGTTATCAAACCGTCTACGCCAAACATCAGGGCGCGGTCGCGGCGCCGACGGCGGGTTTGCATTTTACGGACGAGCTTTTAGGTCGTCTGAAAGCCAAAGGCGTGGAAACGGCGGAAGTCACCCTGCACGTCGGTGCGGGAACGTTCCAGCCCGTGCGCGTGGACAAAATCGAAGAACACAAAATGCACAGCGAATGGTTTGACGTACCGCCCGAAACCGTCGCCGCCATCGAAGCCGCCCATGCGCACGGAAACAAGGTTTGGGCAGTCGGCACCACTTCCATGCGCGCCCTCGAATCCGCCGCGCGCGAGACAGGTCGTCTGAAAGCGGGACAGGGCGACACCGATATTTTCATCACGCCGGGCTACCGCTTCCGCGTCATCGACCGCCTGATTACCAATTTCCACCTGCCCAAATCCACGCTTCTGATGCTCGTCAGCGCGTTTTCGGGCATGGAACACATCCGTTCGGTATACCGCCATGCGGTCGAACATGAATACCGGTTTTTCAGCTACGGGGACGCGATGGTTTTGGGGCGGAGAGAAACGGACATCGAGGATTAA
- a CDS encoding IS5/IS1182 family transposase (programmed frameshift) yields the protein MKYENLIQRSDREFKRLTGVTPVLFHEMLQVTTEAESRKVKSGRPHTLGLADQLLLTLSYLRHYHTQLELAAIYGLSESNVCRTIRKTEDALIRCKRFSLPKHKNPGDQTVIIDVTESPIERPKKQRQYYSGKKKRHTVKIQVIYGRETEKIISIQTGMGAQHDMRLAKKHLAELYPYKIVIADRGYQGLAKTGLQTPKKKSKHHPLNKQDKEANRWLGKLRTVIEHINRKIKIFKILSLPYRNRRKRFGLRANLIAGLVNAMG from the exons ATGAAATACGAAAACCTAATCCAAAGAAGCGACAGGGAATTCAAACGGCTCACAGGTGTAACGCCCGTCCTTTTTCATGAAATGCTGCAAGTCACCACAGAAGCAGAAAGCCGGAAGGTCAAGTCGGGCAGGCCGCATACGCTCGGTTTGGCAGACCAACTGCTGCTTACCCTAAGTTATCTGCGCCATTATCATACCCAACTCGAATTGGCCGCTATCTACGGTCTTTCTGAAAGTAATGTCTGCCGCACCATCCGTAAAACTGAGGACGCTCTCATTCGTTGCAAACGCTTTTCCCTGCCAAAACACAAGAATCCGGGCGATCAAACGGTCATCATTGACGTTACCGAAAGCCCGATTGAACGT CCAAAAAAACAGCGGCAGTATTACAGCGGCAAGAAAAAGCGACACACGGTTAAAATCCAAGTCATATACGGCAGAGAAACTGAAAAAATCATCAGCATCCAGACGGGGATGGGTGCTCAGCATGACATGCGTTTAGCCAAGAAGCACCTTGCAGAGCTTTATCCCTACAAAATAGTCATTGCGGATAGGGGTTATCAAGGATTGGCTAAAACCGGATTACAGACCCCGAAAAAGAAATCTAAACATCATCCGCTGAACAAACAGGATAAAGAGGCGAACAGGTGGTTAGGCAAACTCAGAACCGTCATCGAGCACATCAACAGAAAAATTAAGATATTCAAAATCTTGTCGCTACCTTACCGCAACAGGCGGAAACGGTTCGGGTTAAGGGCAAATCTGATTGCAGGACTGGTTAATGCGATGGGATGA
- a CDS encoding IS30 family transposase, with amino-acid sequence MSYTQLTQDERYHIQYLSRHCTIAEIAKQLNRHKSTISREIKRHCIQGQQYSAEKAQKQSRLTKQHRRKPYKLDSQLVQHIDTLIRRKLSPEQVCAYLRKHHGITLHHSTVYRHLRQDKNNGGTLWQHLRICSKPYRKRYGSTWTRGKVPDRVGIENRPAIVDQKKRIGDWEADTIVGKGQKSALLTLVERVTRYTIICKLKNLKAEDTTLAAIRVLKAHKARVHTITMDNGKEFYQHTKIAKALAAKTYFCRPYHSWEKGLNENTNGLIRQYFPKQTDFRNISNREIRRVQDELNHRSRKTLGYETPSVLFLNLFKPLIH; translated from the coding sequence ATGAGCTACACACAACTGACCCAAGACGAACGATACCATATCCAATACCTGTCCCGCCACTGCACCATCGCCGAAATCGCCAAACAACTTAACCGCCACAAAAGCACCATCAGCCGAGAAATCAAGCGGCACTGCATCCAAGGACAGCAATACAGCGCCGAAAAAGCACAGAAGCAAAGCCGGCTGACCAAACAGCACCGGCGAAAACCCTATAAGCTCGATTCGCAGCTGGTTCAACACATCGACACCCTTATCCGCCGCAAACTCAGTCCCGAACAGGTATGCGCCTACCTGCGCAAACACCACGGTATCACACTCCATCACAGCACCGTTTACCGCCACCTTCGCCAAGACAAAAACAACGGCGGCACTTTGTGGCAACACCTCAGAATATGCAGCAAACCCTACCGAAAACGCTACGGCAGCACATGGACCAGAGGCAAAGTGCCCGACCGCGTCGGCATAGAGAACCGACCCGCCATCGTCGACCAAAAAAAACGCATCGGCGATTGGGAAGCCGACACCATCGTCGGCAAAGGACAGAAAAGCGCATTACTGACCTTGGTCGAACGCGTTACCCGCTACACCATCATCTGCAAATTGAAGAACTTAAAAGCCGAAGACACTACCCTAGCAGCCATTAGGGTATTAAAGGCACATAAAGCCAGAGTGCACACCATCACCATGGACAACGGCAAAGAGTTCTACCAGCACACCAAAATAGCCAAAGCATTAGCAGCGAAAACCTATTTTTGCCGCCCCTACCATTCTTGGGAGAAAGGGCTGAATGAGAACACCAACGGACTCATCCGACAATATTTCCCCAAACAGACCGATTTCCGAAATATCAGTAATCGGGAGATACGCAGGGTTCAAGATGAGTTGAACCACCGGTCAAGAAAAACACTTGGCTACGAAACGCCAAGTGTTTTATTCTTGAATCTGTTCAAACCACTGATACACTAG
- a CDS encoding iron ABC transporter ATP-binding protein, translated as MITIRNVSFHIGGNPILNNVSLDIPEGGITALIGPNGAGKSTLLSFMARLRPLEQGSISYAGKDVSTTPTAELAKTLSILTQENSVMSRITVRDLLMFGRYPYHQGRPTPEDLAIVENALSEFKLDSFANRYLTELSGGQRQRAMIAMVFCQSTDYVLLDEPLNNLDMYHARALMQLLQRLTREHKRTTVVVLHDINQAAAYADHVVAMKNGQVAMTGAPNDIFTAENIKDLFDMDVDVLDYQGKKLVIHHV; from the coding sequence ATGATTACCATCCGCAACGTCAGCTTCCACATCGGCGGCAACCCCATCCTCAACAACGTCAGCCTCGACATCCCCGAAGGCGGCATCACCGCGCTCATCGGTCCAAACGGCGCAGGTAAATCCACGCTCCTCTCCTTCATGGCGCGCCTCCGCCCGCTGGAACAGGGCAGCATCAGCTACGCCGGCAAAGATGTTTCGACCACGCCCACCGCCGAGCTGGCAAAAACGCTCTCCATCCTGACCCAAGAAAACAGCGTCATGAGCCGCATTACCGTGCGCGACCTGCTCATGTTCGGGCGTTATCCCTACCATCAAGGCAGACCGACCCCCGAAGACCTCGCCATCGTCGAAAACGCACTTTCCGAGTTCAAACTGGACAGCTTCGCCAACCGCTACCTGACCGAACTCTCCGGCGGACAACGCCAACGCGCCATGATTGCCATGGTCTTCTGCCAAAGCACCGATTACGTCCTCTTGGACGAACCGCTCAACAACCTCGATATGTACCACGCCCGCGCCCTCATGCAGCTGCTCCAACGACTGACCCGCGAACACAAGCGCACCACCGTCGTCGTCCTGCACGACATCAACCAAGCCGCCGCCTACGCCGACCACGTCGTCGCCATGAAAAACGGACAAGTCGCCATGACTGGCGCGCCGAACGACATCTTTACCGCTGAAAATATTAAAGATTTGTTTGATATGGATGTGGACGTATTGGACTATCAGGGCAAGAAGCTGGTTATCCATCACGTTTGA